Proteins found in one Oncorhynchus keta strain PuntledgeMale-10-30-2019 chromosome 2, Oket_V2, whole genome shotgun sequence genomic segment:
- the LOC118359980 gene encoding C-type lectin domain family 18 member A-like isoform X1, protein MVSPEVNTYYGAKTRCQQRGGILAQIHNQKVQDILAFYLSQLEPSNEVTDPDFETRNFWIGLTYKPLKDSFRWDSGEIPTYNSFAFGQPDNQGFGNCVELQASSAFNWNHQRCKTCNRYICQYGERTQLYERQKETEVKREGGGERWRETERC, encoded by the exons ATGGTGTCTCCAGAGGTCAACACCTACTATGGAGCCAAGACCCGCTGtcag CAGCGAGGAGGGATTCTGGCCCAGATCCACAACCAGAAAGTTCAGGACATCCTCGCATTTTACCTCAGCCAGCTGGAGCCCAGCAATGAGGTCACAGACCCTGACTTTGAGACACGCAACTTCTGGATCG GGCTGACATATAAACCCCTGAAGGACTCTTTCCGCTGGGACTCAGGAGAAATCCCCACATACAACAGCTTCGCCTTTGGACAGCCTGACAACCAGGG ctTCGGGAACTGTGTGGAGCTGCAGGCTTCCAGCGCCTTCAACTGGAACCACCAGCGCTGTAAAACATGCAACCGATACATCTGCCAGTACGGTGAGAGAACACAACTctatgagagacagaaagagacagaggtgaaaagagagggagggggagagaggtggagagaaacagagagatgctgA
- the LOC118359980 gene encoding C-type lectin domain family 18 member A-like isoform X3 has translation MVSPEVNTYYGAKTRCQQRGGILAQIHNQKVQDILAFYLSQLEPSNEVTDPDFETRNFWIGLTYKPLKDSFRWDSGEIPTYNSFAFGQPDNQGFGNCVELQASSAFNWNHQRCKTCNRYICQYD, from the exons ATGGTGTCTCCAGAGGTCAACACCTACTATGGAGCCAAGACCCGCTGtcag CAGCGAGGAGGGATTCTGGCCCAGATCCACAACCAGAAAGTTCAGGACATCCTCGCATTTTACCTCAGCCAGCTGGAGCCCAGCAATGAGGTCACAGACCCTGACTTTGAGACACGCAACTTCTGGATCG GGCTGACATATAAACCCCTGAAGGACTCTTTCCGCTGGGACTCAGGAGAAATCCCCACATACAACAGCTTCGCCTTTGGACAGCCTGACAACCAGGG ctTCGGGAACTGTGTGGAGCTGCAGGCTTCCAGCGCCTTCAACTGGAACCACCAGCGCTGTAAAACATGCAACCGATACATCTGCCAGTACG ACTGA
- the LOC118359980 gene encoding C-type lectin domain family 18 member A-like isoform X2 — protein sequence MVSPEVNTYYGAKTRCQQRGGILAQIHNQKVQDILAFYLSQLEPSNEVTDPDFETRNFWIGLTYKPLKDSFRWDSGEIPTYNSFAFGQPDNQGFGNCVELQASSAFNWNHQRCKTCNRYICQYAQEHIALWEVGR from the exons ATGGTGTCTCCAGAGGTCAACACCTACTATGGAGCCAAGACCCGCTGtcag CAGCGAGGAGGGATTCTGGCCCAGATCCACAACCAGAAAGTTCAGGACATCCTCGCATTTTACCTCAGCCAGCTGGAGCCCAGCAATGAGGTCACAGACCCTGACTTTGAGACACGCAACTTCTGGATCG GGCTGACATATAAACCCCTGAAGGACTCTTTCCGCTGGGACTCAGGAGAAATCCCCACATACAACAGCTTCGCCTTTGGACAGCCTGACAACCAGGG ctTCGGGAACTGTGTGGAGCTGCAGGCTTCCAGCGCCTTCAACTGGAACCACCAGCGCTGTAAAACATGCAACCGATACATCTGCCAGTACG CTCAAGAGCACATAGCCCTGTGGGAGGTTGGCCGGTGA